In Festucalex cinctus isolate MCC-2025b chromosome 5, RoL_Fcin_1.0, whole genome shotgun sequence, a single genomic region encodes these proteins:
- the rflna gene encoding refilin-A isoform X1 — MVGHLHLQAMDESLKGKNREGLLDSPDSGLPPSPSPPFCSLSPALIEPRSGSCATPVDSQQLQAACKKDASREGKLLPYLLLNSAGTDPRTRMYPVFYGESIEVDPKPEQQVKCTSAVRYDSDKRYQDRVYCVPVPTATSFSETVVAVPDCTWRRYKSQVYLEPRQKAVNYQSTTIVYPKHAKNVYRTTLTYKAAAARRWFVSRVRLESSDDSSPCIIYAEDL, encoded by the exons ATGGTGGGGCACCTCCATTTGCAAGCGATGGATGAAAGCCTCAAAGGAAAGAACCGGGAGGGGCTGCTCGACAGCCCGGACTCGGGGCTGCCTCCGAGTCCCAGTCCGCCCTTCTGCTCCCTCTCGCCCGCTCTCATCGAGCCGCGCTCCGGCAGCTGCGCGACGCCCGTGGACAGCCAACAGCTGCAGGCGGCCTGCAAGAAGGACGCCAGTCGGGAGGGAAAACTG CTGCCTTACCTGCTGCTCAACAGCGCAGGAACTGACCCCAGGACTCGCATGTATCCCGTCTTCTACGGGGAGAGCATCGAGGTTGACCCGAAGCCAGAGCAACAAGTCAA GTGCACTTCGGCCGTCCGCTACGATTCGGACAAGCGCTACCAAGACCGAGTGTACTGCGTCCCCGTTCCCACGGCGACGTCCTTCAGCGAGACGGTGGTGGCGGTGCCCGACTGCACCTGGAGGCGCTACAAATCGCAAGTGTACCTGGAGCCGCGGCAGAAGGCCGTCAACTACCAGAGCACCACCATCGTGTACCCCAAACACGCCAAGAACGTTTACCGCACCACGCTCACCTACAAGGCGGCGGCCGCGCGCCGCTGGTTCGTCTCCCGAGTGCGGCTGGAGTCCAGCGACGACTCGAGTCCTTGCATCATCTACGCCGAGGATCTGTAG
- the rflna gene encoding refilin-A isoform X2, whose protein sequence is MFSGAVVSSSVDDDDDDDDDDSVVNILSSEHRAQLPLANIQLARLPYLLLNSAGTDPRTRMYPVFYGESIEVDPKPEQQVKCTSAVRYDSDKRYQDRVYCVPVPTATSFSETVVAVPDCTWRRYKSQVYLEPRQKAVNYQSTTIVYPKHAKNVYRTTLTYKAAAARRWFVSRVRLESSDDSSPCIIYAEDL, encoded by the exons ATGTTTTCTGGAGCTGTGGTGTCGTCCTCtgtcgatgatgatgatgatgatgatgatgatgattcagTGGTGAACATTCTAAGCAGCGAACATCGAGCGCAGCTGCCGCTCGCCAACATTCAGCTCGCACGG CTGCCTTACCTGCTGCTCAACAGCGCAGGAACTGACCCCAGGACTCGCATGTATCCCGTCTTCTACGGGGAGAGCATCGAGGTTGACCCGAAGCCAGAGCAACAAGTCAA GTGCACTTCGGCCGTCCGCTACGATTCGGACAAGCGCTACCAAGACCGAGTGTACTGCGTCCCCGTTCCCACGGCGACGTCCTTCAGCGAGACGGTGGTGGCGGTGCCCGACTGCACCTGGAGGCGCTACAAATCGCAAGTGTACCTGGAGCCGCGGCAGAAGGCCGTCAACTACCAGAGCACCACCATCGTGTACCCCAAACACGCCAAGAACGTTTACCGCACCACGCTCACCTACAAGGCGGCGGCCGCGCGCCGCTGGTTCGTCTCCCGAGTGCGGCTGGAGTCCAGCGACGACTCGAGTCCTTGCATCATCTACGCCGAGGATCTGTAG